The following are encoded in a window of Manihot esculenta cultivar AM560-2 chromosome 8, M.esculenta_v8, whole genome shotgun sequence genomic DNA:
- the LOC110608840 gene encoding RING-H2 finger protein ATL80, with protein MHAIPADHYVNVPLISLPFMDGEHNHGLKLNPLIIGVFGILSGAIMVGTLHCIAAGCRTQPGRSTSSPRPNRTRPQHPGNRPNPTRITVGIERFGKECSEEICSVCLCEFNDGEQIRVLSECSHMFHVPCIDMWLMSHSSCPLCRASTVPLPRNVVALRPSSSGNPLPEVHQLPDPGV; from the coding sequence ATGCATGCCATTCCTGCAGATCACTATGTCAATGTCCCTTTGATTTCTCTTCCCTTCATGGATGGAGAACACAACCATGGACTCAAACTCAACCCGCTTATCATTGGTGTTTTTGGAATCCTCTCTGGAGCCATTATGGTCGGAACCTTACACTGCATTGCCGCAGGTTGCCGAACCCAACCAGGGCGATCTACAAGCTCACCGAGGCCCAACAGAACCAGACCCCAACATCCTGGAAATAGACCCAACCCTACGAGGATAACAGTTGGAATTGAAAGATTTGGAAAAGAATGTAGTGAAGAAATTTGTTCAGTGTGCTTGTGTGAGTTCAATGATGGTGAACAGATTCGTGTGTTGTCTGAATGCTCGCATATGTTTCATGTTCCTTGTATTGATATGTGGTTAATGTCACACTCTAGTTGCCCGCTTTGTCGAGCTAGTACTGTGCCTCTTCCACGGAATGTAGTCGCGTTGCGGCCGTCTTCCAGTGGGAACCCCTTGCCGGAAGTGCACCAACTGCCTGATCCCGGAGTATGA